The proteins below are encoded in one region of Juglans microcarpa x Juglans regia isolate MS1-56 chromosome 4D, Jm3101_v1.0, whole genome shotgun sequence:
- the LOC121260542 gene encoding S-adenosylmethionine synthase 1-like: METFLFTSESVNEGHPDKLCDQISDAVLDACLAQDPDSKVACETCTKTNMVMVFGEITTKADIDYEKIVRDTCRTIGFVSDDVGLDADHCKVLVNIEQQSPDIAQGVHGHFTKRPEEIGAGDQGHMFGYATDETPEYMPLSHVLATKLGARLTEVRKNGTCPWLRPDGKTQVTVEYYNENGAMVPVRVHTVLISTQHDETVTNDEIAADLKEHVIKPVIPEKYLDEKTIFHLNPSGRFVIGGPHGDAGLTGRKIIIDTYGGWGAHGGGAFSGKDPTKVDRSGAYIVRQAAKSIVANGLARRCIVQVSYAIGVPEPLSVFVDTYGTGKIPDKEILKIVKENFDFRPGMITIHLDLKRGGDGRFLKTAAYGHFGRDDPDFTWEVVKPLKWEKPQS; encoded by the coding sequence ATGGAAACCTTTCTATTCACCTCTGAATCTGTCAACGAGGGTCACCCCGACAAGCTGTGCGATCAGATCTCCGATGCGGTGCTTGATGCCTGCCTTGCCCAGGACCCTGACAGCAAGGTTGCCTGTGAGACATGTACCAAGACCAACATGGTCATGGTCTTTGGAGAGATCACCACTAAGGCCGACATAGACTATGAGAAGATTGTTCGTGACACCTGCCGTACTATTGGCTTTGTTTCCGATGATGTGGGTCTTGATGCAGACCACTGCAAGGTACTGGTCAACATCGAGCAGCAGAGCCCTGATATTGCCCAGGGTGTCCACGGCCACTTCACCAAGCGCCCTGAGGAGATTGGTGCTGGTGACCAGGGCCATATGTTTGGCTATGCCACTGATGAAACCCCTGAATACATGCCTCTTAGCCATGTCCTTGCAACCAAGCTTGGAGCTCGCCTCACAGAGGTCAGGAAGAATGGCACTTGCCCCTGGTTGAGACCCGATGGTAAGACCCAAGTGACTGTTGAGTACTACAATGAGAATGGTGCCATGGTTCCAGTCCGTGTCCACACTGTGCTCATCTCCACCCAACACGACGAGACTGTCACTAATGATGAGATTGCTGCTGACCTTAAGGAGCATGTTATCAAGCCTGTCATCCCTGAGAAGTACCTTGATGAGAAGACCATCTTCCACCTTAACCCTTCAGGTCGCTTTGTCATTGGTGGCCCTCATGGTGATGCAGGTCTCACCGGGCGTAAAATCATCATTGACACTTACGGTGGCTGGGGAGCCCATGGTGGTGGTGCTTTCTCTGGAAAGGACCCAACCAAGGTGGACAGGAGTGGTGCTTACATTGTCAGGCAGGCTGCCAAGAGCATTGTTGCGAATGGGCTTGCTCGCAGGTGCATCGTGCAGGTCTCTTATGCCATTGGTGTGCCTGAGCCCTTGTCGGTTTTTGTTGACACATACGGAACTGGAAAAATCCCCGACAAGGAGATCCTCAAAATTGTGAAGGAGAACTTCGACTTCAGGCCAGGAATGATTACCATTCACCTTGACCTGAAGAGGGGTGGCGATGGTAGATTCTTGAAGACTGCCGCCTATGGACACTTCGGTAGGGATGACCCAGACTTCACCTGGGAGGTTGTGAAGCCCCTCAAGTGGGAGAAGCCTCAATCTTAA